Proteins encoded together in one Desulfosporosinus meridiei DSM 13257 window:
- a CDS encoding carbon monoxide dehydrogenase — protein sequence MGDKKHSQTHDADHHHHDNDDHPHHHHHHDNDFTDYMTAVTEYRKSFASKADVMSQAPDPAVREMVAYMDSMGLENCFDRFDKQKPHCAFGLAGVCCKNCSLGPCKITEKSPRGTCGANADLIVARNMARAAAGGVAAHGARAREVMLTLKKAASGEIDLPILGKSKVLGVANMYGLETAGKTVEALAGEIADILLEDMSRTVPGQHRTLTAVAPPERQKVWNELGITPISSYHEVFETLHATTVATQGDWRKAMDQFLRLGITFSMNSVVGGSIASDCLFGIPTRSTIKANVGALKKDFVNIAIHGHAPMLATEVIKTARTAEFVTMAQEAGAQGIQFYGICCSGLSTMYRLGGVIPLSNANGAELVVGTGALDLWLADIQEVFPGIMDVANCFKTVVVTTNESNHLPGAEHIGYKRDLSDLNRLPELANRIVTRAIESFKNRLDVKRHIPPYEVEAEVGFGLEYLSEYYGGSVKPIADALKEGKILGIINLAGCTNTRIVFEKAIVDVADILLKNNILIFANGCAGFPMLKLGYCSVKGQDKCGNSLQEFLGSDLPPVWHFGECIDNAHAVGTFAAIAGLLGHPIKDLPFAEVTPEWSNEKGVGAALAFRMLGFDSYHCVHAPVEGSKKVKDFLYGGTRELLGSCMNVDPDPEKLAQMIISDFKAARKKLTWDV from the coding sequence ATGGGAGACAAGAAACATTCACAAACCCATGATGCTGACCACCACCATCACGATAATGATGACCACCCCCACCATCATCATCACCACGATAACGATTTCACCGATTACATGACCGCAGTAACGGAATATCGAAAGTCCTTCGCCAGCAAAGCTGACGTTATGTCCCAGGCTCCTGATCCCGCAGTAAGGGAAATGGTTGCCTATATGGATAGTATGGGCCTGGAAAACTGTTTTGACCGTTTCGACAAACAGAAACCTCACTGCGCTTTCGGCTTAGCCGGGGTCTGTTGCAAAAATTGCTCCCTCGGTCCTTGCAAGATAACTGAGAAGTCTCCCCGGGGTACCTGCGGAGCGAATGCAGATCTCATCGTAGCACGTAACATGGCCCGCGCGGCAGCCGGAGGTGTGGCAGCCCATGGAGCTCGTGCCCGTGAAGTCATGCTAACCCTAAAAAAGGCTGCCTCCGGAGAGATCGATCTCCCCATCTTGGGTAAAAGCAAGGTGCTTGGCGTAGCCAACATGTACGGCCTGGAGACTGCAGGCAAAACCGTCGAAGCTTTGGCCGGTGAAATTGCGGATATTTTGCTCGAAGATATGAGCCGTACGGTGCCTGGCCAGCACCGAACCCTTACTGCAGTGGCCCCACCTGAACGACAAAAGGTCTGGAACGAACTCGGGATAACTCCGATCAGCTCCTATCACGAAGTTTTTGAGACCTTGCACGCGACCACAGTCGCAACCCAAGGCGATTGGCGTAAAGCCATGGATCAGTTCCTGCGTTTAGGTATCACCTTTTCCATGAACAGCGTGGTGGGCGGCTCCATTGCCAGCGACTGTCTCTTCGGCATTCCCACCCGCAGTACCATCAAGGCTAACGTGGGTGCGCTGAAAAAGGACTTTGTTAATATAGCCATTCACGGCCATGCCCCCATGCTGGCTACGGAAGTCATCAAAACGGCCCGTACCGCTGAATTCGTCACCATGGCCCAGGAGGCCGGAGCCCAGGGTATCCAGTTCTATGGAATCTGTTGTTCAGGCCTGTCAACCATGTACCGCCTTGGCGGAGTCATTCCCCTCTCCAACGCTAACGGCGCTGAGCTGGTAGTGGGCACAGGCGCGTTGGATCTTTGGCTGGCTGACATCCAAGAAGTTTTTCCGGGTATTATGGATGTCGCCAACTGCTTTAAAACCGTGGTTGTCACCACGAACGAATCCAACCACCTGCCGGGGGCGGAACATATCGGTTACAAGCGAGATCTCTCCGACCTGAATCGACTTCCGGAATTAGCCAACAGAATTGTAACCCGGGCGATCGAAAGCTTCAAAAACCGCCTGGACGTGAAAAGGCATATTCCTCCCTACGAGGTGGAAGCGGAAGTGGGATTCGGTCTTGAGTATCTCAGCGAGTACTATGGCGGAAGCGTCAAACCCATCGCCGACGCTCTTAAGGAAGGCAAAATTCTCGGCATCATCAACTTGGCCGGCTGCACAAACACCCGCATTGTGTTTGAAAAGGCCATTGTGGATGTTGCAGACATTTTGCTGAAGAATAACATCCTTATCTTTGCCAACGGTTGTGCCGGCTTTCCAATGTTAAAACTCGGTTACTGCTCAGTCAAGGGACAGGATAAATGCGGAAATAGCTTGCAGGAATTTCTCGGTTCGGATCTGCCCCCAGTCTGGCACTTTGGCGAATGCATCGATAACGCTCATGCTGTCGGTACCTTCGCTGCCATAGCCGGTCTGCTCGGCCATCCGATCAAAGATTTGCCCTTTGCTGAAGTGACGCCCGAATGGTCCAACGAGAAAGGCGTTGGCGCAGCCCTTGCTTTCCGTATGCTGGGGTTTGATTCCTACCATTGTGTCCATGCTCCGGTGGAAGGTTCTAAAAAGGTGAAGGATTTCCTTTACGGGGGCACAAGAGAACTGCTTGGTTCCTGCATGAACGTTGACCCGGACCCCGAAAAACTTGCTCAGATGATCATCTCAGATTTTAAGGCCGCAAGAAAGAAGCTTACCTGGGACGTTTAG
- a CDS encoding sigma-54-dependent Fis family transcriptional regulator translates to MTQNKFNLDFESFQLLLLEMAQQRSVDELLKLVTSSLASTYNVALARVWMITPGDICNTCNEYAACQDKSRCLHLMASHGLSIDNKTTWNTIQHGAFRRFPMGVRKVGRIASSGQPGNISAISGNSDWIADRGWVKKEHIASFVGQPLIYKGEVLGVLAMFTRIALDQGALGLMRMIADHLAYAVSNARAFEEIKRLKRQIENENAYLRKEVNIAQSFNGIIGKSNALHEILQQILLVAPIDTSVLITGESGTGKELIAREIHSRSKRAGHPMIKINCAAIPKNLFESEFFGHARGAFTGAYKDREGFFQIADRGTLFLDEVGEIPLELQGKLLRVLQEGEYQRVGEEKVRKVDVRIISATNRDLGREVTAGRFREDLYYRVNVFPFLLPPLRDRKEDIPLLVNHFLALTSRRLNRPKPHLTQSEIESLTKYDWPGNIRELQNVMERAVITSHLGKLDSGISSIAHLTVSTTARGVQTTGQIDKGGILTDAELRQLERENMIEALRVCNGKIYGPRSASEKLGIKPTTLISRLKKMGITLEDWNGSN, encoded by the coding sequence ATGACTCAAAATAAATTCAATTTAGATTTCGAAAGCTTTCAGCTCTTGCTTCTAGAGATGGCCCAGCAGCGTTCGGTCGATGAATTGCTAAAATTGGTTACATCATCTCTCGCATCGACCTATAACGTGGCCCTGGCTAGGGTCTGGATGATCACCCCAGGGGATATTTGCAACACTTGTAATGAGTACGCAGCCTGCCAGGACAAAAGCCGCTGCCTCCACCTGATGGCTAGCCACGGGCTGTCCATAGACAACAAAACCACCTGGAACACAATCCAACATGGTGCCTTTCGACGCTTCCCCATGGGAGTACGCAAGGTAGGCCGGATTGCCTCATCAGGCCAGCCCGGCAACATCTCAGCCATAAGCGGCAACTCTGACTGGATTGCCGATAGAGGCTGGGTAAAAAAAGAACATATCGCCAGCTTCGTCGGCCAGCCGTTGATCTATAAAGGTGAAGTCCTTGGTGTGCTGGCAATGTTTACGCGCATCGCTTTAGATCAGGGAGCTCTCGGGCTGATGCGTATGATAGCTGATCATTTAGCTTATGCCGTTTCCAATGCGCGAGCCTTTGAAGAGATCAAACGTCTCAAAAGGCAAATCGAGAATGAAAACGCTTACCTGCGCAAAGAAGTTAATATCGCCCAGTCCTTCAACGGTATCATCGGTAAAAGCAACGCCCTCCATGAAATTCTACAGCAGATCCTTCTTGTTGCTCCCATCGACACCAGTGTGCTTATAACCGGGGAATCCGGCACGGGCAAGGAGCTCATTGCCCGGGAGATCCACTCAAGAAGCAAACGGGCCGGGCATCCTATGATCAAAATAAATTGTGCCGCAATCCCCAAGAATCTTTTCGAGAGCGAATTCTTCGGGCATGCTCGGGGTGCTTTCACTGGAGCATACAAGGATCGAGAGGGATTTTTTCAGATTGCCGATCGGGGAACACTATTCCTGGACGAGGTCGGCGAGATCCCCCTCGAACTGCAGGGTAAGCTTCTGCGTGTCCTGCAAGAAGGTGAATACCAGCGCGTCGGCGAGGAAAAAGTCCGAAAAGTAGATGTACGCATCATTTCCGCCACAAACCGCGATCTCGGGCGAGAGGTCACAGCGGGACGCTTTCGTGAAGATCTTTACTACCGAGTTAATGTCTTCCCCTTTCTTTTGCCTCCCCTTCGTGACCGCAAGGAAGACATACCGCTTTTGGTCAACCACTTTTTGGCTCTTACCTCTCGAAGACTCAACCGCCCAAAGCCTCACCTCACCCAATCTGAGATTGAGTCCTTGACAAAATACGACTGGCCCGGCAATATCCGTGAACTACAAAACGTCATGGAGCGGGCGGTCATTACTTCTCATTTAGGGAAGCTGGACTCCGGTATTTCTTCCATAGCTCATTTGACAGTCAGCACCACTGCCCGCGGAGTCCAAACCACGGGGCAGATCGACAAGGGCGGCATCCTAACTGACGCCGAACTACGTCAATTGGAGAGAGAAAATATGATCGAGGCGCTTAGAGTCTGTAACGGCAAGATCTACGGACCGAGAAGTGCAAGCGAGAAACTTGGGATAAAGCCGACCACTCTGATTTCGCGCTTAAAAAAGATGGGGATCACTCTTGAGGATTGGAACGGTAGCAATTAG
- a CDS encoding polynucleotide kinase-phosphatase, translating to MSKEIRFPHAGIVLLVGPSNSGKTTLLNRLIDQGILLRSEIVSSDQFRVLVADTEFIELNKRPKDEQDVLLAEYQLISQKAFEAMADLIETRCGLGKLSVVDATHLWPDDRKKYLDLASRKHVPILALALDMDEKLLYARDEQREQPRGRSRIKQQVRAFKSNLRSLKTEGFSSSYILNEVEVEDTLFGRATNPLLKEVGAGLDFIGDIHGCYSEFLALLEKLRYQSDEEGLYTHPEGRKLVSVGDVLSRGPNSIDCLKFFINHVEKDLAYMVDSNHGWKIARWLDRRKVELAHGDELIAAEFANYEREQGQEAAEELKGKVRSLLLSAPSNLVFTSNGVGVVVATHAGIRDHYIGKESKRIRDFCRYGDTEGFEESGKPVRKDWFVNHRSGETIVWGHDPRPQPMIINSTINIDQGVVFGGRLTAYRYPEKQFVAVEAQKDYAEDPESFLQKWKKERFNPPNIQSFLKGYSVKTEDYGEINIHADYVKSAIEAISHYTVPLKELLYIPPTMSPAPEPSSLDNYFEHPREAFKYYRNQGITTMVVEKKHMGSRGILLLFKDEETALGYVGSPKLGTIYTRTGRGFFDEELSEKLIKQLNTDLHQGQYFKKNNTDFVLLDAEILPWNLKAKELISSQYAHVSEVSLLDRRKLLEKLELAKVNGWEVDSWIEEYKGKLENAQVFREVFQKYCWDTQGVEGIKIAPFHVLAHQGRTYFDQSHLWHMEQNRELAKLSDLLIETEFKIVTNERTEKEAILWWEEMTENGHEGFVVKPETFIARNEKGWLVQPAIKVRGRKYLHIIYGMDYLQPENLVRLKQRNVKRKQRHALMEFALGVEGVKRFVSQEPISRIHECVLATLALEAEPVDPRL from the coding sequence ATGAGTAAAGAGATCCGATTTCCCCATGCCGGAATCGTATTATTGGTTGGGCCGTCAAACAGCGGCAAAACCACCCTGCTAAATCGGCTGATTGATCAGGGGATCTTGTTGCGGTCAGAAATCGTCAGTTCGGATCAATTCAGGGTCTTAGTTGCGGATACGGAATTTATAGAACTTAATAAACGTCCTAAAGATGAGCAGGATGTGCTTTTGGCAGAGTATCAACTGATTTCTCAAAAAGCCTTTGAGGCGATGGCTGATCTTATAGAAACCCGTTGTGGTTTAGGGAAACTTTCCGTTGTGGATGCAACTCATCTATGGCCTGACGATCGGAAGAAGTACCTTGATTTAGCCTCTCGCAAGCACGTTCCGATCCTGGCCCTTGCCTTAGATATGGACGAAAAATTATTGTATGCGAGAGATGAACAACGGGAGCAGCCCAGAGGACGCAGTCGAATCAAACAGCAGGTCAGAGCCTTTAAGAGTAATCTTCGTTCCTTAAAAACGGAAGGGTTTTCTAGTTCCTACATATTAAATGAAGTGGAAGTAGAAGATACGCTTTTTGGGCGAGCAACCAACCCCTTGCTCAAAGAGGTTGGGGCTGGTCTGGATTTTATTGGGGATATCCATGGCTGCTATAGCGAATTTCTTGCCTTGCTTGAGAAGCTGAGGTATCAGTCGGATGAAGAGGGGTTATACACCCATCCCGAAGGTCGCAAGCTAGTTTCGGTAGGGGATGTCCTTTCCAGAGGTCCCAACAGCATTGACTGCCTGAAATTCTTTATTAACCATGTAGAAAAAGACTTAGCTTATATGGTCGATAGTAACCACGGCTGGAAGATTGCTCGCTGGCTGGACCGTCGAAAGGTGGAGTTAGCCCATGGGGATGAACTCATAGCAGCCGAGTTTGCTAATTATGAAAGAGAACAGGGTCAAGAAGCTGCAGAAGAGTTGAAAGGAAAGGTTAGAAGTCTGCTTCTAAGTGCCCCTTCAAACTTAGTATTTACGAGTAACGGTGTAGGGGTGGTTGTGGCTACCCATGCCGGAATACGAGATCACTATATCGGCAAGGAATCCAAACGCATCCGGGACTTTTGTCGGTATGGTGATACAGAGGGCTTCGAAGAGAGCGGGAAACCGGTACGCAAAGACTGGTTTGTCAATCATAGATCCGGAGAAACAATTGTTTGGGGGCATGACCCCAGACCCCAGCCGATGATTATCAATAGCACGATCAATATTGACCAAGGCGTCGTTTTCGGTGGCAGGTTAACGGCCTATCGCTATCCGGAAAAACAGTTTGTGGCTGTTGAAGCTCAGAAAGACTATGCCGAAGATCCGGAGAGTTTCTTACAGAAGTGGAAAAAAGAACGCTTCAATCCGCCTAATATCCAGAGTTTTCTTAAGGGCTATTCTGTAAAGACAGAAGACTATGGGGAAATTAATATTCATGCGGACTATGTAAAGTCGGCGATTGAAGCTATTTCTCACTATACTGTCCCGCTTAAAGAATTGCTTTATATTCCCCCAACCATGAGTCCTGCACCTGAGCCCTCTTCCTTGGATAATTATTTTGAACATCCGAGAGAGGCTTTTAAGTATTATCGAAATCAGGGAATAACCACCATGGTTGTGGAGAAGAAACATATGGGCAGCCGGGGTATTCTGCTGCTGTTTAAGGATGAGGAAACTGCGCTTGGATATGTAGGTTCACCAAAGTTGGGAACCATTTATACCAGGACGGGTCGGGGTTTTTTTGATGAGGAATTATCCGAAAAGCTTATCAAGCAATTGAATACGGATTTACATCAAGGACAATACTTCAAAAAAAACAACACGGATTTCGTGCTGCTAGATGCGGAAATTCTGCCTTGGAATTTAAAGGCCAAAGAACTCATTAGCTCTCAGTACGCTCATGTTTCGGAAGTATCACTCCTGGATCGCCGGAAGCTTTTAGAGAAACTTGAGTTGGCCAAAGTGAATGGATGGGAGGTTGACTCCTGGATCGAGGAATATAAGGGTAAGCTGGAGAATGCTCAAGTCTTTCGTGAGGTGTTTCAAAAGTATTGCTGGGATACCCAAGGGGTTGAAGGGATCAAAATTGCTCCCTTTCATGTCCTGGCTCATCAGGGACGAACTTATTTTGACCAATCTCATCTGTGGCATATGGAACAGAACCGGGAGCTTGCTAAGCTGTCTGACCTATTGATTGAGACTGAGTTCAAAATCGTGACCAATGAGCGGACTGAGAAAGAAGCAATTCTCTGGTGGGAGGAAATGACGGAAAACGGACATGAAGGCTTTGTCGTAAAGCCGGAAACGTTTATCGCCAGAAATGAAAAAGGCTGGTTAGTGCAACCGGCCATCAAAGTTCGAGGGAGAAAGTATCTTCATATTATCTATGGTATGGATTACTTGCAGCCTGAGAATCTGGTGCGCTTAAAGCAAAGAAATGTTAAACGCAAACAACGTCATGCCCTCATGGAATTTGCCTTGGGAGTGGAAGGGGTTAAACGCTTTGTAAGTCAGGAGCCCATCAGTCGGATTCATGAATGTGTGTTAGCAACCTTGGCTTTGGAAGCGGAACCGGTTGATCCAAGGTTGTGA
- a CDS encoding 3' terminal RNA ribose 2'-O-methyltransferase Hen1 yields MQLAIKATGEGAEMLSFLLSKNPRNLYDRMDKGHRVRLTYTVFSDREVEAVIFVTPDPVELVKNSPDTYQITQYINDREFVVSSIFCSDIRSALGTALNGRPKEEYLNWAKHAFQLNMGFGPVATDLPDSAIKELFETLGYQIEIERGQAAYNFQLKERSSARFINLKGTVTVQKALQHLFVLIPVLDNYRHYFIDEREIEKLERYGEGWLSEHPLRDLIIKRTLRFRELIDQVGAKFAQPDITKVNIATADTMNADMTKLNTTPEPTLESQPVVRLNQLRYQKVVKIVENLPSRESIVDFGAGEGKLSVRLGFIPGVKEILAVEPTEKEQLRALKRFSEASYKDDFIAPIPIWGSLYYYDEQLRNKDVMILSEVIEHIDEGRLPRVMDTILGSYKPNVLIVSTPNVEYNTVYQMDEAVRHKDHRFEWTRAQFSKWTHNLARNYSYEVQLDGIGEEAEGYGHPSQIAIFTRQGGIENE; encoded by the coding sequence GTGCAGCTAGCAATTAAAGCGACGGGGGAAGGGGCTGAAATGCTTTCCTTTCTCTTGTCAAAGAATCCTCGAAATCTCTATGACCGAATGGACAAGGGACACCGCGTCCGCTTAACCTATACTGTTTTTAGTGATAGGGAAGTGGAAGCGGTAATCTTTGTTACGCCCGATCCCGTCGAACTAGTTAAGAATAGCCCGGATACTTATCAAATTACTCAATATATCAACGACAGAGAATTTGTTGTCAGCAGTATTTTCTGTTCCGATATCCGGTCGGCCTTAGGAACGGCTCTGAATGGTCGACCCAAAGAAGAATATCTGAACTGGGCAAAGCATGCCTTTCAGCTGAACATGGGTTTTGGGCCGGTGGCTACCGATTTACCCGATTCAGCGATTAAGGAACTTTTTGAAACTTTAGGTTATCAAATAGAAATTGAACGAGGACAAGCAGCTTATAACTTCCAGCTCAAGGAGAGAAGCTCAGCTCGTTTTATAAATTTAAAAGGAACCGTCACTGTCCAAAAAGCTCTCCAACATCTCTTTGTCTTGATTCCGGTGCTTGATAATTATCGGCATTACTTCATTGATGAACGAGAAATAGAAAAACTGGAGCGATATGGGGAAGGGTGGCTATCCGAGCATCCACTTAGGGATCTCATTATTAAACGGACCTTGCGTTTTAGGGAATTGATTGATCAGGTGGGAGCAAAATTCGCTCAGCCTGATATAACGAAAGTTAATATAGCAACCGCAGATACGATGAACGCGGATATGACGAAATTAAATACGACGCCAGAACCTACCCTAGAATCCCAGCCTGTCGTAAGATTGAACCAACTTCGCTACCAAAAGGTTGTTAAGATCGTGGAGAATTTACCCTCCAGAGAAAGTATTGTTGACTTCGGAGCTGGGGAAGGTAAGTTGTCTGTACGACTTGGGTTTATACCGGGTGTCAAAGAGATATTGGCGGTGGAACCCACGGAGAAGGAGCAACTCCGCGCCCTTAAACGATTTTCAGAAGCGAGTTACAAAGATGACTTTATAGCACCGATCCCAATTTGGGGTTCATTATATTACTATGATGAGCAACTGCGTAATAAAGATGTCATGATTCTAAGTGAAGTGATCGAGCATATTGATGAAGGTCGATTGCCGAGAGTCATGGACACGATCCTTGGCAGCTACAAACCCAATGTATTAATTGTTTCTACTCCGAATGTGGAATATAACACTGTTTATCAAATGGATGAGGCAGTTCGTCATAAGGACCATCGATTCGAGTGGACTCGGGCTCAATTTTCCAAGTGGACTCATAATTTGGCAAGGAACTATTCCTACGAGGTTCAATTAGACGGAATTGGTGAAGAAGCCGAAGGGTATGGACACCCTTCGCAAATAGCGATCTTCACAAGACAAGGTGGGATAGAGAATGAGTAA
- the bzaB gene encoding B12 lower ligand biosynthesis ThiC-like protein BzaB produces MTQVLKARAGIITEEMEAVATDENLEAEFIRQGVAEGRIVIPRNKNRKEFKYCGIGAGLRIKVNALIGTSSDRDDMEMEARKLAIAEEAGCDSFMDLSTGKDIDGMRKQSLSLAHVAMGSTMIYQAGIEAIEKYGSVVSMREEDIFEVIERQAADGLDFMAIHCALNMDVIKRMQNTGRVTDVVSRGGAFLTGWMLHNQKENPLYEKFDRVLEILKAYDVTLSLGDAIRPGSIADSLDGAQLQGMIIQGELTRRAQEAGVQVMVEGPGHVPLNHVEATMEVQKRLCNNAPYYILGTLATDVTPGYDHISGAIGGALIGACGADFLCYLTPAEHLGLPTEEDVRTGVITTRMAAHIADIAKGNQQAWARDLEMAKARVALNLNRQIKAALYPEQLKAAAAAAGDDRGCVVCGTGCAAQVAAEYFEIR; encoded by the coding sequence ATGACACAGGTTTTAAAAGCCCGGGCCGGGATCATTACCGAGGAAATGGAAGCTGTGGCGACTGATGAGAATCTTGAGGCGGAATTTATCCGGCAGGGAGTTGCCGAAGGGAGAATCGTCATTCCCAGAAACAAAAACCGCAAGGAATTTAAATACTGTGGGATCGGGGCAGGTTTGCGGATTAAGGTTAACGCCCTGATTGGCACCTCCAGCGATCGCGACGACATGGAAATGGAAGCCCGCAAGCTGGCCATTGCGGAAGAAGCCGGCTGCGACAGCTTTATGGATTTAAGTACGGGAAAAGACATCGACGGCATGAGGAAGCAGTCCTTGTCCCTGGCTCATGTAGCCATGGGGAGCACCATGATTTACCAGGCAGGGATCGAGGCCATTGAGAAATACGGCAGTGTTGTCAGTATGAGAGAGGAGGATATTTTCGAGGTAATTGAACGACAAGCGGCGGACGGGCTGGATTTTATGGCGATTCATTGTGCTCTGAATATGGACGTCATCAAAAGAATGCAAAACACCGGACGGGTAACGGACGTGGTTAGCCGGGGCGGTGCTTTCCTCACCGGTTGGATGCTGCACAATCAGAAAGAGAATCCCCTCTACGAAAAATTTGACCGGGTGCTGGAAATACTAAAGGCTTATGACGTTACCTTAAGCCTGGGGGATGCCATCCGACCCGGCAGTATTGCCGATTCCTTGGACGGTGCCCAGCTGCAGGGCATGATCATCCAGGGAGAACTTACCAGAAGAGCCCAGGAGGCCGGTGTTCAGGTCATGGTGGAAGGACCCGGGCATGTGCCCCTCAATCATGTGGAGGCAACCATGGAAGTGCAGAAAAGACTATGCAATAATGCCCCTTATTATATCCTGGGTACTTTGGCCACGGATGTAACGCCAGGTTATGATCACATCAGCGGAGCCATCGGCGGGGCGCTGATCGGAGCCTGCGGTGCGGATTTCCTCTGCTATCTGACTCCGGCCGAGCACTTGGGTCTGCCCACCGAGGAAGACGTCCGAACCGGGGTGATTACGACCCGAATGGCGGCTCATATTGCGGATATTGCCAAAGGCAATCAACAAGCCTGGGCCAGAGATCTGGAAATGGCTAAGGCCCGGGTTGCCCTGAACCTAAACAGGCAAATTAAAGCGGCTCTTTATCCTGAACAGTTGAAGGCTGCTGCGGCAGCTGCCGGTGATGATCGCGGTTGTGTGGTCTGCGGAACCGGCTGTGCCGCTCAGGTTGCGGCCGAATATTTTGAGATTAGGTAA
- a CDS encoding HPP family protein: MPKKFNSVQIRVRSICRREFARDVYRPGVISLSRIVWGSLGAGIALAIIGMLSKVTGIGVLFPPLAATCFINSSCVYLRVARPKPVIVGHFVSAMGGLAGVWTGELLAGGTDLVIPLKLSLALLCAALLMQVFDADHPPAAATAVIPAILPLPMPAQLFPAYMAWGATIAVLFALVWNRVWFEFPAKDDDHCVKYAGLYMEKPQVWGMSLCMVSMVLMSCQQVAPVFYPIGLWGMILGVLLLGMHHFVVALVTPKTENH; the protein is encoded by the coding sequence GTGCCTAAGAAATTCAATTCAGTACAGATAAGAGTAAGATCCATTTGTCGAAGAGAATTTGCGAGGGACGTTTACCGTCCGGGAGTCATTTCGCTGTCACGCATCGTCTGGGGCTCCCTAGGTGCCGGCATAGCGCTTGCCATTATCGGTATGCTGTCCAAAGTCACGGGGATAGGAGTGCTCTTTCCGCCTCTGGCGGCAACCTGCTTCATCAATTCCAGTTGCGTGTATTTGCGAGTAGCTCGGCCCAAACCAGTCATCGTCGGACATTTTGTCTCAGCGATGGGCGGGCTGGCGGGAGTTTGGACAGGAGAATTGCTGGCAGGGGGAACAGACTTGGTTATTCCGCTTAAACTTAGTCTAGCGTTGCTTTGCGCAGCCTTGCTGATGCAGGTTTTTGATGCCGATCATCCTCCGGCGGCAGCCACCGCTGTCATTCCGGCTATTTTACCCTTGCCCATGCCCGCACAGCTGTTTCCCGCGTACATGGCTTGGGGCGCGACCATCGCCGTACTTTTCGCCCTCGTCTGGAACCGGGTTTGGTTCGAATTTCCGGCTAAAGATGACGATCATTGCGTTAAATATGCCGGGCTGTACATGGAAAAACCCCAGGTATGGGGCATGTCTTTATGCATGGTTAGTATGGTCCTGATGAGTTGCCAACAAGTCGCGCCGGTGTTTTATCCCATCGGGCTCTGGGGCATGATACTAGGCGTCTTGCTTCTCGGGATGCACCATTTTGTGGTTGCCCTAGTAACCCCAAAAACTGAAAACCACTAG